One stretch of Rhinolophus ferrumequinum isolate MPI-CBG mRhiFer1 chromosome 3, mRhiFer1_v1.p, whole genome shotgun sequence DNA includes these proteins:
- the TAF11 gene encoding transcription initiation factor TFIID subunit 11 isoform X1, which yields MDNACESPTEKGGETGESDETAAAPGGPGATDTDGIPEETDGDGDGDLKEAAAEEGELKSQDISDLTSVEREDSSLLTPAAKKLKIDTKEKKEKKQKVDEDEIQKMQILVSSFSEEQLNRYEMYRRSAFPKAAIKRLIQSITGTSVSQNVVIAMSGISKVFVGEVVEEALDVCEKWGEMPPLQPKHMREAVRRLKSKGQIPSSKHKKIIFF from the exons ATGGATAATGCCTGCGAGTCGCCCACGGAGAAGGGTGGGGAGACAGGGGAGTCCGATGAGACAGCCGCTGCTCCCGGGGGTCCCGGGGCTACTGACACGGACGGAATCCCGGAGGAAACTGACGGGGACGGAGATGGGGATTTGAAAGAAGCTGCGGCTGAGGAAGGAGAG CTCAAGAGTCAAGACATCTCAGATTTAACATCAGTTGAAAGGGAAGACTCATCATTACTTACTCCTGCAGCCAAAAAGCTGAAAATAGataccaaagaaaagaaagagaagaagcagaAAGTGGATGAAGATGAGATTCAAAAGATGCA AATCCtcgtttcttctttttctgaggaGCAGCTGAACCGTTACGAAATGTATCGCCGGTCAGCTTTCCCTAAGGCAGCCATTAAAAGG CTGATCCAGTCCATCACCGGCACCTCTGTGTCTCAGAATGTGGTTATTGCCATGTCTGGTATTTCCAAGGTTTTCGTCGGGGAAGTAGTAGAAGAAG CACTGGATGTGTGTGAGAAGTGGGGAGAAATGCCACCACTACAACCCAAACATATGAGGGAAGCTGTTCGGAGGTTAAAGTCGAAGGGGCAGATACCCAGCTCAAAGCACAAAAAAATCATCTTCTTCTAG
- the TAF11 gene encoding transcription initiation factor TFIID subunit 11 isoform X2, whose protein sequence is MDNACESPTEKGGETGESDETAAAPGGPGATDTDGIPEETDGDGDGDLKEAAAEEGELKSQDISDLTSVEREDSSLLTPAAKKLKIDTKEKKEKKQKVDEDEIQKMQILVSSFSEEQLNRYEMYRRSAFPKAAIKRHWMCVRSGEKCHHYNPNI, encoded by the exons ATGGATAATGCCTGCGAGTCGCCCACGGAGAAGGGTGGGGAGACAGGGGAGTCCGATGAGACAGCCGCTGCTCCCGGGGGTCCCGGGGCTACTGACACGGACGGAATCCCGGAGGAAACTGACGGGGACGGAGATGGGGATTTGAAAGAAGCTGCGGCTGAGGAAGGAGAG CTCAAGAGTCAAGACATCTCAGATTTAACATCAGTTGAAAGGGAAGACTCATCATTACTTACTCCTGCAGCCAAAAAGCTGAAAATAGataccaaagaaaagaaagagaagaagcagaAAGTGGATGAAGATGAGATTCAAAAGATGCA AATCCtcgtttcttctttttctgaggaGCAGCTGAACCGTTACGAAATGTATCGCCGGTCAGCTTTCCCTAAGGCAGCCATTAAAAGG CACTGGATGTGTGTGAGAAGTGGGGAGAAATGCCACCACTACAACCCAAACATATGA